The Vibrio maritimus genomic interval AACCTTACTTTTATTCAAGCCCACTTCAGCAGGCAAAGGTTCGTTGTATAAGCTGGATCACCCATTTAAGAAGTTAGCATACGTGTCCAAGTATTGACGTCCATTTTTGTATTAAAAATAGATAGGAAAATATTATGCCTAAAAAGATCTTCGGTGAATTAGTTGAAAAGGAACTGCAATCTCGATAGGGGATCGTGTACCTTACTGCAAGGTATGCTTATAAGGTGTTTGGTAGAGAGACTAACCCTTATGAGGAGCTGATTAAATACAAAATTGCCGAGGCTAGAGGTGTGCCAGTCGCAAATACAACAAAATTCACCACTCAACTACAGGACGGTGCAATTTTTGATACTATTGAAGGACTGCGAACAACACGAGCGTTTGGACGTTTTTTTCAATTGAGTAAGCCAGGTGGAGAACGTGTATTAATCAATTAGATCAACTCAATAACAAATCGCGAGTTACTAAAAACAATTATTGCAGGCTTTACTAGTGCTAGCCAACTAGGTGTTACGGACCCTCAAGGTTTTATCAGTATAAATAGCAGCTCTCCGCTTATATTCATTGATTTACATTATAGAAGAATACCAAATAGAATTACATTTCAAGACATTTTACAGGCAGCTGAAGCTAAATTATAGCAGTTAGAGTCGCAACCTGTGTAACTATTCTGCTTAAAGCTTAAGCTTGGAGTGAGGAGCGAGATCCAACACCTCAACTGCCGCTTCGCTGTGGTCAAATGATGAAATCTTTCTTAAAAGTAGGCCCGTTTGAGTGCATCTTGTGTGGCTGTCGAATACGCTTAGTCGATTTGTCATTAATTACCTCATTCTAGCTAGGCCCCGTTGCAAAAAGTGACCTGCATAATTTCACCAAACAGCATAATGTACATATTATTAGTTTTTATCCTGAACATTTATCAAGCGCCAAATTAGAAAGGGCTGAATTAGCTCGTTTGATTGAAGTTTCGCATCGGGGTCATATGTTACTCATCGAGAAAGTTGGCCGGCTTTCTCGTTTCCCCCTACGAGCAATGGAAAAATTGAAGTAAAAACTGGTAACAGCAGGTATTCACATCGTCGTTCTCGATCAGCCCATGGCCCATTCTGTTCTTAGTTACTATAGTGGCAGCAATGTGTCTATGATTTCCAAAGTACAGATAGAGTTTATGATTGATCTCGCCGCGGCTATGGCTAGAGACGATTACGAGACACATTGCAAACGACAGACGCAAGGAATATTGGTAAATCTTCCAAAGAGAGGCGAGCAGTCCGCTAGGTGCCTGTTTGCCCAATTCGGCGTTTTTCAAGGCAGTTGTTACTAGTTGCTTGTTAATTAAGCCCCCCCTTTTTCTGGATTTAGGTGAACGTCACCAACTGGTTCGCAGTTCCTGATTTCTCCTGACCAACGTTCAGGGTTTTGCTCTCGACGTACCTTTAGAACTGCGGCTCTTTTTTGTAAGATCTCACTATCCTTACCCACATGTCTTTCTGATGGTGTCACGTAGTTCAGCCCTCGATGTTTATGCTCATTGTTCTACCATTCTACGAACCTGTCTACCCAAGCTCTGCTCTCTTCTAAGCTTGCAAAGCCTTTCGATGGCCAACTCGGGACATATTTTAACGTCCTGAACAACGATTCTACATAGGGGTTATCATCGCTTACTCGTGGGCGACTGTAAGACAGCGTCACACCAAGCTCTTCCATCTTGGCTTTCATCGTTGAAGACTTCATCGCACTGCCGTTATTCGAGTGAAGCACAAGCGCCTGATTAAAACATTGCTCTCGTATGAGCGTTCGCTGCAAGAGCTGAGACGCTTTTTGACCACTCTCTTGCTCATAGACTTCATGGCCAACGATTTTCCGACTGTAGATGTCTTCAATAAGGTACAGATAGTAGTGTTGGCCTCTCACGATTGCTGGCAAGTAAGTGATATCCCACGTCAATACCTGTTTCGGTGCTGTCGCTGTATAACTGCTTGGCTGTGCTACTTTCTTGCAAGTACGTTGACATCCTCGGTGCTCAACCTGGCCTTCCTTTTTCAAAGTGCGATAAAACGTAGACTCAGAGCCTAAGTCAATTCCCTTATTAAGTAGCGTAGGGACGATTTGTGTTGGAGGAAGGGAAGCGTATTCAGGCGCCAATATGGCTAACCTTTCCTTCTCCGTTAACTTGTTAGCTGGCTCTGGGCGATCTGCCAGTGGGCGCTGATCTTCTTGGATTTCTCCGCCTCGATACTACCTTCGATATGTTCCTAGGTCGATTTCCGTTTCCAAGCATGCATTCGGCAGACGACTGCCATTGTCGACCGCTTCATGTATAAGACTTATCAACTCTTGCCTTTCATCGGTTGACGTTAATCGACCTCGTCCTCTTCCCCGTTTTTTCGCAGAACTAATAGCGCACTGGTTTCGGCTAAGGCTTTCTCTTTGTATCGAAGTTCTTTTTTCAGAGCTTTGCTCTCCAGTTTGTCCGCTCGAGACTGCTGTTTCGCTTGGGCTTCCTTTTCCTTCTGTGACCTAAAGCCGTGTAAACACTCTTCACGCCAAGTATGAATTTGCTCTGGGTAGAGTCCCTTTGAGCGGCAATACGTACTAAGTTCATGTTTGGTCATCGTGTAAGTTTCAGCAACGACAGCGAGCTTCGTTTGTGCTAGCCATTGTTCTGGTGATGTCTTCTTACTAGGCACTGCTGTCCCTTTATCTCTCAATGCTTTACGCCCTAACTAGTTAATTTTTAACAGTGACAACAATTCTGCCAGAGGGGGAATTTTGCAATAACCATAACAGTGTTTTACTTATAATCGTCACTCTATAAGCATATTCGTTTGTATCCAGTGCGCTTGTGATAGCATTCTTAATATCAATGATAAGTTAATAATTCTTAAAAAGGTTATAAGCCCAGCTTACTAGCCCAGAGCAATCTGGGCTATTTTCATTTAGGGCATAAAGAACCGAATAAGCGAGGGATAGAGCGACGCTCGTAAAAAAGGGGATCGTTTAGACCGTTTTTCCAAGGCAAGGAAACTTTGATTCTCCTTATCTTGAAGAAAAATATAAGCTTGGTCTAAAATTTGAAAATTTTAAGTGTTCTCTATGAAACATAAAAATTTATGGTAGTAGGGGGCTATAACCTTTAAAGTTTGTTAGATAAGGGTGGTGCGATCTATTTACAGCTGAATCAATTATCCAGTTTATATCGCTAAATCTTAAAACTTCTCTATACCATAATGAAGAATACATATCACTTCTTTTAACTTCTAAACCAAGTATATTATCGCAGCCATCGCACACTTGATGCTCATAACGATAGCTATTCGTAACAATACTC includes:
- a CDS encoding DDE-type integrase/transposase/recombinase, which produces MAPEYASLPPTQIVPTLLNKGIDLGSESTFYRTLKKEGQVEHRGCQRTCKKVAQPSSYTATAPKQVLTWDITYLPAIVRGQHYYLYLIEDIYSRKIVGHEVYEQESGQKASQLLQRTLIREQCFNQALVLHSNNGSAMKSSTMKAKMEELGVTLSYSRPRVSDDNPYVESLFRTLKYVPSWPSKGFASLEESRAWVDRFVEW
- a CDS encoding recombinase family protein, with the protein product MHNFTKQHNVHIISFYPEHLSSAKLERAELARLIEVSHRGHMLLIEKVGRLSRFPLRAMEKLK